In Etheostoma spectabile isolate EspeVRDwgs_2016 unplaced genomic scaffold, UIUC_Espe_1.0 scaffold00569390, whole genome shotgun sequence, the genomic window GAGACCTTTCCTAACAAGGATCGGATCCTGCAGGCATATCTGTCATTTGAAGGTCTAAGTGACCATGACTACCAATACGCATGCATTTCATGTGGGTATCATCCTGCAGTTGTTGTCATGGATCTCCATAAGAAAGGTGTTTTCAGCATGCCAGGTAGGTTTTTAGATTTGAAACCTGCAAGTATGAAAATACTGTTATTCTAAATGCTAGACTCATCTGAAATGAACATAATAAACAAAATGGAatcctgtgttttttgttttatttttaaagttagtGAAATACCAAACCCACCTCAACACTATAATGGTGAAGTGAATGCACGCTCTTTTTGGGAAGCAGTTACTATGGAAGTGATTATCCGTGGACTTTATCCACGTAAGTCTGGTGTCTATTCAACAGAgaaattgaaaacattttgtgcACCAAGTTATTCAATGCATTAGTGTGCCTCAAAAATTGTATTTACTTGTCTCCATTGCATTTCTCAGCTGGCTGCAGGAATCCTTTTGTTGTAAAACCTACTTATCACAACTGGTCCCCCTGGATTGGACCACAGACAAGACGATCTGACATTTTGATAAACACAGAGAGTGAAAAAGTCCACTTGCCTGATTCTAACAGTGATGCAGAGCAGATTCTCACAGAAGAGCGGCTTGCAGATGAGGTTCTCAATCTCAAGGTAttctcatatttatttatttattgaatttccTGATTGTGTTGGTCTTTcaggagggttaaataatattacaaataactcacattttgtgttgttttaaagctGCCTGAGATCAGGAAACTCTGCAGTCAATGTGGAATTGACAACAGAGGTTCTAAGATGGATCTTGTGCTCCGTCTGCGGGACAAAATGGCTTCTAGAGTCACATATAACAAGGTTTTTGATAAAGTGTGGGGCGCCTCTGGTAAGTGTGTGACAGCAACTTATAACAGAAAACTTTAAATTTGTTGTCATTTGACCCATACCAAAGTACTGTAACTGTATGAGCtaagaaaaatttaaatgaccaaaaacagCCATCCCTTGTTTATCTGCTATTTTGAAAATAGAACACATTGTCATAGTAATGCCAATGCTTTTGTGAAGTTTAATTAAGTACACAACAACAATGAGCCACATAAGTTAATATGCTTTACATGTAAGGATGTGATTTGTTGTTTCAGGTGGATGGGCTGTAATCACTTGTCCCTGTGGTGTTATTTATTCTGTAAAGTTTAACCTGAGAGCGGAGAGCCCCAGAGACTTTGCAGACCTTCTTTTATCCTGGAAGTTTTTTCCAAATATTACAGTGTATGACTACCCCAGGGGATTTGTAAGTCATCTAAGGAATAGGTGCCCAGAGGATACACCATTTACCATCAACGAAGGTAGATTGGTTGACCCCACACCTGAAAACATAAGACAAGCTACTGAGAAAAACCTTGCTGTAAACTTGCCATGGTTGAAGCACAGGAAAGAACCTGAAGACAAGGGAGGACATCCTGTTACTGGCTCAGTAGAGCACTATTGTCTCAGTGATGTTTTCCACCAAGGCAATAGCAAGGACGACAAGGATGTCTTGCGGCGGATTGAGATTGTTCCGGAACTTGTAGGAAGATTAAACAGTCAGTGTGCAGAGCAACTATTTGCAGGCATGAGGAAGAACAACTACTTCCTCAATATGCTCACCCCATCCACACACATCTTTCTGCAAAGAAACATCCTCCACCATTTCAACCTTCGGAAGaacacaaaaaccaaacaagAAATTCTAAAAGTTGCTGGGCCACATGCAACATTGGTCCTAGACCAAAATGGATGCATAATGATGGGTAATACTCAACTTCAGTGTTATTGTTGTGGTAGTCTCTGAAATTAaagcataacacacacacacatatatatatatatatattaatgtaGGATTGTTTCTGTTGATAAAGGCTATGAGAAAAACCAGCAACAAGCTTGCAGCTTGGAAGCCAGCGTTGTTCAAACTCACCAATGTCCTCCTGCTGACTCTTTGGCAAGCTTAAAAACAACTGAAGCAAATAAATCCACCTGGAGTCAACAGCCTAATACTACAGAAATGACTTTGGTAAATGTTTCtcaatgtatatgtatatcaattttgctttgtgtttgtctttttgatATTTCTTTCTGGGTTTTTTGTATTAATTGTCAGTAATAGTAATCCCAATAGTTTTCTATTGGAGAAATCAgtcatgttgtaaaaagtgaaatttccaCAAACAAGCAGTATAAAGACATAAGTTGTACATATCTGTACACATACTTGAGGAATGCATAATATTGTGAAAAATGAAGTTAACACAAATGTATTTATCTTCAATTTTTCTTTCCTAAGCTTACTCAAGTATTAGACCAAACCAGAGATCCAGGTGAATATGTTGCTTGTGTTGATGGGCAGGTCCTCACTAGAAGAGATATGTTCACTCTTGGGTTATCGCAAGACATCAATGGGGAGGTGAGTTTAAATATATTTCAAGCCATATgagtgttaatgtttttttatgttgtaaaaATATGATTTCTACAATTCTTCAAAGATTCTGAActcctgtctgaaagctgttgAAAGAATGTGCAGCGACAAGGTCTGTGAATTTATGGAATCTGCATTTGTTTCATGATATTTTAAAGTTTGGAGTCATATAAATACTGAATGAGTAAATAtcataaatatggaaatgacaAAGAATATCAGGCATGTCTTAGGATGTGAATTAAACAtagatgacaaaaaaagtatCCCTTTCCTCTGAACCTCTTCATTGTTCcttttgtttgtattatttctCCAGGGCATCAAGGTTTTTGCAGGGAACAGTCATGTAGTCCACACCTGGTTTCCACCTCTTTCCCTTGACCCAGCTCTACACCTACCAGTACATATTTTTGGTACATTTATTTTCAGCTTTGGATGTCAGATTCACCACTATATATTAATTTTGTGATTTAATTGGAAGCCGCAGGCACAAGATCTGGACTGGGTTCTGATTCCTGTGTGGCGTCCTGGACATTGGACACTATGCGTTAGTACAATACTTATTTGAAATTGACCTTCATATTTACTGCATTTCTTGACACTTGTCTAATTCATTTATTAGTCTACGGTAGTGTTCACCATCAGTGTGACATATTTTTTCAGATTCTGAAGCCTAAGCATAGGGAGATTTTCTTCCTTGATTCTATCAGTGGCACTGGCTTCACAGATGAAAACCACATCAAAACATTAAGGTTTTATAGGAATAAGTTTGAAAATGGCATGTGTTCAGTATGTTATTCCGTTGTTCCACGGAGGCAAAGGTTCAGCATTAATCTTCATATTTATATAACAATAAATATCCAAATTGAATttgtgaaaaacattttaatggcTGAAATCCGAGACAAACATTTTCTAAGCactcttgtttctttttaaacaagacATGGGTTAAAGCTGGACCATCAAGAGACCGTTCTGTCTCACATCTGTCTTTCATTCTCATACATGTTTATAAATTTTATGTTGTGAAATATGCCCTTtataattttaaaacaattcatatCACCAGAGAAGTCTGTCATCAGATGTCATCTGAACCATGGACAGAATTTGTTGGCAATGATGTTAAGGTGAGATGTTCTGATGGGACACTTGTGGTTCTATAGAGCTTCAAGGCTGCTTATTTCCAACCATTCCTGCTTTAAATGTTTATAATCAGTACTGTGGGTAAGGCTGTTGTCCTTTACCTCAATTTAATTGTTATAATAATGACACATTAATTTTCTTCCCCCTTCTTGAATTTTCTCTTAAACACCATAGGGATTGCCTAAACAAGGACTGTCCAACAACTGCGGGATGTTTGTAGTCATGGTAACATCTGCCTCCACCCACCATATCTTTGTATGATTTGTATAGACGTAATAATCCCATTTTTCTCAACAGTATGCACTGTACTTTGTGATGGGAGCATCATTTGATTTTGGCGAGGTAAGGAAACAGATGAGAGTCGATGCTTTCTGTTGGAGATTTCATTAAATGTGAACCTGTGATGTCCACAGAATGATATGATGACAATACGGAGATggtggtgtctctctctcttgagAAACTTTCCTGCGAGGTCAGAACAATAATGGTGCTCTGTACCACGTCATGTTACACATCTGTCAGttttttaagaaaaccttcaatttgtcctttttaaaaggtccagagaagaactacAAAAGGAGAGAAAGCGGAAAAAAGTTGATGAGAGGGCAAAATGTGAGGTAAGCTGTAGCTAAAATTCAtcactttgttgttttaagTCATAGAATTTGTATTATGTCCATTCACAGTGTACGTTTGTtctatgcttatttttttaagtctgaAAGAAAATCAGGATAGAAGAATTAAAAGGGTTGAAGCAGCTTTGATGTTATTTGGACTTGCATTCATCTTTCACTTAGATCATATCTGTATTTTTACAGACTCTGTGTGCTGATGACCACACCTATGCCAAAGGAGCCGAGGCACAAATTGaggttcattttttaaatttacacatAACTAGTCATTTTGATTTGTGTATCTTTATGTGCAAATGAGACTAAAACcctaaatgattttttttttttttaaatttcattatttggacaactttttttatatcattAGAGATGAAAGGATAAGATACTGAGAGATATAAAGTATTAATTATTGTTTAATGCTCTTCACCATGCAGGTAGAAAGGATACCGCCAATCTTACAGGTAAGATTCATTCATAATCATATGTATCATCCATTCTTCCTGTATGACAGTCTTGCAATTcacctgttttttattttctttgtttttttatttttttattttcagatgcCTTTGCATGTGCTTGAAGCTATTCTCCAGGAGGTGATACTGGCACAGGGAGACACAGCTTATCTCACCTTGGCATTGACATGCAAGTCCTTTCAAGCCATTGTGTCTCACCCTGTTTTCCGGAAGAAGACTCATTTTGCTTGGCTGGATGGTGAGgacctttgacttttttcacctAAAACATGTGAAATTAGATTGTTACTACATGAAATTGATTTTTCATTAACAGGTGAGATCAACTGGGGcaaattttcaaaaacattcaAGGCAGAAAACCGGACTCCTTTTGCTGTTGTGACATGTTCTTCCTGCAACCAGCAATACAAAGACTGTGTGGGATTCACTGGAAATGGAAGACGAGGAGAGTACCCTCGTTACTACTGTGATGGCATACCTGGACTTTGCCCTGAGTGCCAACATTGAATTCAAAGAAAATATAAGTTGCTTTCCACAATCTGTCACatattgttagttttttttgtgaccTGCCATTTGAAATCGTTTCTGATAAAGAATATTTACTTTTTGACTTGTGCAGTCCTCCTTTTTCATAATGTGTTCtttcaatattatttacatttttgaaagttCCTTTTGTTGTAGCTCAGTTGATTTACATCATTTAGTTTTCATAGAAATGGTGTCGTTTCCACAAAGTTACATTGTGGCTGTAATTTGTTGGAGAGACAGTAGAACCAATAAAGTAGTTGTAAATATATTGTAACAGCGTTGTTTAACAATTGGAAAATCTTGTTGGAAAATTTTAAATGCAAGCAAAGCTAATAACTTGCAATATACAATTTTTCCTATACATTTTTGAACAATGACTGGAATCAATACAAATTTTCTTTACAAACCTGACATACAGACAAgttgtttatgttttaacagttagaatcaatttgttttatgtaaaaaaaataagttgcaGAAACATATTGTTCAGATACAAACATAAGATTAAACGAGCAAAGCGAAGGTGTAATCAGGGTGGAGGTGATGGAAGCTCAGGTGAGGAGCAGTTGCACACATCAAGCTGGACTTTATGAAGGGTGAAGGACTTGAGACCGGCGCCGTTAGGCTGGGAGGGAGGCACCTGAGCAGGTGATTGGCTGAGCAGGTGAGATGAAGACAGACTTTATTCAAAAGGTTTTCATGTAGAAAAAAGATCATTCTCTCTGGTGGTTACCAGTACAGTGTCTACTGCCGGGGTCAGAAAGTTGAAGATTATTGTCAAATGAACTTTCTAAAACCTACTTTCTGTGCGAGTCTTTCCAGGTTGAAGCTACATTTAAGGTTTTAATTAATCACTTTGGGTTTTGCTACAATTGGATATTCATGTTTTTGGAGTGCAGTTTATGAATTTATTGCAATTGATAAAATTAATATGGTATTTCTAAATGGAATAGTGGGACACCAGTCAGTTTCCTAGTTGAGCTGGAGTCCTTATAGGAGACATTATGgtcaataatgataataattgaGCCAGGTCACCTGCAACCAAGTATATTCTAGTTACCGAATGGCACTTGTTAAAAGTTCAAAAGTCCTTTGGTTTGTTTGTAAATTATATTCACAATGagaataataagaaaaaatatttggcaaataaacaacaaaagtgCACCGTGAATGGACGTACTAAGTTGGCCAAAATTGTCGACTAAATGTTTTACAGACCAAACCTCTTTTCCATCTAGTTCTTATTAAATAAGCCAAAGGCTATTATATATTAGAttttaacttatttattttaagagtACCATTcacaacatcaaaatatattatttgAACTTCAGCACCAGCATGTATTTGTTTATATCTGTTTTCTTAATCAGCGATGGACTGGGGATCTGTCCAGGGTCAGCAGCCTTCATGACCCCACTTGAAGATAATTCATAAAAATTAATGGATGGATAAATGTGCTCTTAATGTAATGTACATTTGTCTccaaaatattgatttgatttgattttttatgacttttgttaGAGATATATAGGGTGTAAGGATAGATAAATACATCTCCATAATGATTCCTTATTGTTGcttattttacattgtttgttactaatataattttaaataaagatttcaaaataaaaaagggacatACCACGTGACAGACATGCCACGTGACATATCACGTTTTGTAGCCATTTCTTTACTGTGTAATtagtatttttaatgttgaaagTGTTCTTGGGTGTTTTGAAAGGCGTTGTCAAATaaaataagttattattattataattattatgaaaCGGTCGGTACAGGAAATAGTGTCACTAGCGCCCCCGTCAGTTCCGGAATGAAATGGTCCCATTTCCATATAAGGTATGAGACTGACAGTGGTCCGTCCCCGCCCCTTTCTGTTTGCTGCAGCGAAGTGTACTTCGATCTTTTCTTGGACTGGAACCATGACGGAGTGACAGAAGAGTCTGCCAGTGGAGTAAATCTACCACCAATCCATTGTCCTCTGGGGTGTTGTAGGTAAATGTTACCAGTAGTCTCAGAATGGTGAGTAACCGGAAGGACGAATCAAACGTTGAGTTTTGATTTAAGATGGGGTGTTTTTATTACTCCCAAATAAGGCCAaaggcaaaatacaaaaaatactgtaataGCAAAAGTAATAAAAATCAAAGACTTTCAAAACTGGAAAAGAAATAGACTTGAGagtcaaaaagacaaaagtaaaatacCAAACTAAAGAACAGCTGCTCACAAATTGCCTTTTGACTGCAATTAAATGGGCTCTCACTAGACTTACGTCTTACTACATCCAGCCCTCTCTAATAACTGACACCTCTAATAACTGACACTCGggataatataaatataacccAAACAGGTTTAACCCCCTGTAAAGTTTAGCCCCATAGTGGAAGAAGGAGGAACGGACTCTGGAGTTCTTCACCTGGtgacttgatttatttcttcagcAGTCACAAGGAATTGCAGAATTGCCAGAATGACTTAttgaaaaacaattaaaaaaataaacaaaacatgaaaactaaatactaactattgaaATTACTATTACCAactaatatcaaacaaaataataaaaaaggctaAATCAGGCCCGGACTGTTGGGGCCCTAGCAACTGCACTCTTCCTGGCCAAAGTTGATCTCTCCCAGAGGAGCCTCAGCCTCTTTCCTTTATAGAAGAAGCCCCtcctacaagacaaaccaaagttaattggaaatcaatcaaaccctattgtgttaattcagcatTCCCAAACCTTTATGGCTTCATGACTACACGCTatagcaacaacaacataaaaaatgaaatgttacatgctGAACAAGTTCTCACAACAAAACTCTAGAGACACTGTACACCCCTCTGGACTGGCTGACACTTGGGCCATTCCAGATCTTCCCCTGTAATGAGAACAGgtgaatgaaactaaaataaataacttgaactgaattatgtatgtgttgcttTTATCCAAACATGATTCCTAGTTGTTTGACaagtactgaaataaaatgacaaacccaCATGCTACTGCTCACACTAACCGTTCCCATTTACTGGACATAcaaaggttagcttagcatgatacCACATGCTAACCCAGATTTACATGAAGGCATGGGCTAGCCCCATGACACCCCCCCACAAGATATCTAGGTTTACCGTATTAATAGTTTATCATTTAAATCCAATTGCTTCTGGTCACCCCGGAAGTCCGCCCGTCTATAAAAGCACCGGTGAATACGGCAAACTCCCTTTTACGATTATGTCAGAGGATGCCGGTAAGATGACACAAATATGCTTGTATGAATGATTTGTATTACGattaaagttaaataaacaaatgttggaTTAACAAAGGACTAATGATCTTGTGGTTCTTGTAACTAAGGAATATATAACGAGATAAGATGGTAATGGTGAACAACGTATAAAGATGACAGATTGGGGAAGTAATGGAGTCAGCGTTGCATGTCACCGTAGTTTTAGCTGTTAAATACGTGCACTAGAAAACTACGTGATAACAGTAGGACTATGGAAATGAATGGAGTAACTGATAAATCTAAACACAAtaaaaggtaacaaaacaaacacgtgTCACACACACTAGCATATCACAATGAGAGTATTTTAAAGTCAGTATTCAGACGCAGAGGGTACAAGTGGCGCATCGCTACGCATGTGACAGGGGTCACAGGCTATGGCAGATCTGGGAATAGTCAGTCCCCCTATgattactagggatgagccgagtactcggctgaaacgagtatccggtacggataaagcacttttgccgagtacaagtattatccgagtaatgcgagtcaatatctgtgctcagattcaatgaaattctccattgactgtgtctccgttctgtgataggctagtcacagtgccagtcacaacgcctctccatcacactattctgtgataggctagtcccagcgcccctcccctacactattctgtgattggctagtcccagcgcccctccctacataGACAGATTCCCGTTGCTGTGTGCCTCTCACTCGCAcacgggacacggagaagtgaacagctctctcccctcctggtcCGCGGGGATTTTTCTGTTaatatttagggtttcttcaagcttcaggtttgttttatacttcagtttgaactagtacctagtaaccaggagacttctggtaaccgtggggttggttcagacatagtgcttggtagaatgggactcgtgttgcatctctgccgtctgagttttttttggtgttttttctaactgcctgctggctctaaccagttttttgaacgtctgaaactttcttgctgtgttttataaaaaaataaaaggaagttgcggtataaatgaataatattacaaattaagatacaaacacaaacacattccaaccccccgcccccctctctctctttgtctctctctctctctctctctctctctctctctctctctctatatatatatatatatatatatatatatatatatatatatctcttactcactcacaggcacagacactcacactccaaaaaattgatcacactgatcatagaaaaataaaagttaaaaaataaagttatattattgagtatgaaaactcttgttcattacattttacttaataattgcaaccacattgctgtatttattgttgcaaaacttgttatatattGTAGGccaatatataacaatatatatggtatatttgttaccatgacaacaccattgatctgaagcttgatgctgtcatgtaaatagttttctaatcagcaataaatataacaatttctgatcaactcatatcaattgcatgtgTGATACACTataataaccagcgtagcgtttagtacAGATTTCGGGTGTAATCACTCAAGAACATAGTAATGCAGCAGGGAAACAAAAAGGGCGGAACCAAAGTGCGGGAATCAGTACACCGCGCGGCGTTCAGGTGACGGACACCTTCCCCGTCTCTCAGACAGAGATTTGGCGACGAAGAAGGCGGTTCGTTTACTCACTCTTTGTCTTTGAAATTCTGTTTTCCAGGTTAGTactctgaaaaaaaatgacaaggcTGTTTGCTTTCTGAAATGTGTAAGGTgtactgaagctgtggtgggttaGCTATGTGATTTATGATGTGTAAAGTCGAGCTAAAGTGCCGCATTTTAACCGCGGGGAAAAGGGGTTTATGAACAATGGAGCTAGCGGCTAGCTAAACAGTGTGTATTGGGGTTGTATGTGTGATCCTGCTCTCACTCCCTGGTGATTTACTTTGTGGTTTTTAAGATATCCTGACAAAAAGGTTGATGTTAAAGGTTGTGACATTTAGCACTTAAAAGGTAGATTCTCCTAAAAGTTAGTACATATTatattgaaatgttttatattataatgtatgaGAGTTGAGCCATTGTCCCTAGATGTGAATGTGTTGACTCCTAAGTCATTAAgatctttgttttctgttaaagaggGTTTATGAGTTACACTATGATATTAGTAGAATATGCAAGTATATATAGATAAAGCTATATGGAGTAAAATATGAGttattattttgatattattaGAACTATACAGTAGCatctatatttattttgttatgtgCAAGAGTAAAGATTGTGGAAGAGTGTGGAAGATTTCGCCCACTGAAAGTAACATTAAGGCGCTTAATTTGAACTGAAACATGTTTACACTAGGGAAATGCGgttgaatattgttttatataagAATTTGTAATAAAGACAGAGATTTGGCGACGAAGAAGGCGGTTCGTTTACTCACTCTTTGTCTTTGAAATTCTGTTTTCCAGGGTTCTATCTTCAAGAGCTGAGTAGTGAATCCTAGccaacattcattcatttgttacTCCAGTTACTCAGTGTTTGAAACTCGTAAcacatgcttaaataacataccagttaaagctccgcacatttcaagacaaccagacccacttccgggttaaatctgaccacttctggtttaggccccgcccactccgagtacggatccggatacagataattcatgtggtaaacagatacatatacagataatgctgtactcgctcatccctaatgatTACCTCCCAGGACAATGGCAGAGATCTTTACAAGGCTGCACTCGACTATGTGATTCGTCACGCATAAACATGGCGAATGACACAAAAACTAAGATACATAACAGTAACAGAATAGTGTGACTGATCCTGTCTCTCTCCAGCATGATGCAGCAACTTTTCTTTATCACACGGTGTTAATTTCTACTGGCTTATGCACATTAACTCATGATGTGGTTAACATTCATAAAGAAAGAGACCCCGAATCAAATTTGAGGTCTATTTGACAACGGTCAACATCAACCAGATTTGTTATCAAGTCAATCTTGAGGACCATTTCAATTGAATATACTTATAAATAGGGATGAGCcaagtactcggctgaaacgagtatccggtacggataaagcactt contains:
- the LOC116684917 gene encoding uncharacterized protein LOC116684917, which produces MQNPQNQQKIHLSICNIRNGEKILPYCINKKYYCPLCSYCADESYKVQNHIAQTAMVQHNEFHIFRCGLPCRDASHFHCPYCFSTIDRRDRFVNHLVNHTMTFHKVSSCASAQAPVQPTASNIQAVQAPVQPTASNIQAVQAPVQPTASNIQAVQAPVRSEDMVTCEMCNLRLRKKNLRIHLKRKHQENVDLISQNHHLRSQCVDAKKGVFAVKKSFYGPSRPIHVIKNTWSQFHRSECELDRCNVNAQFAKRSGILPFECEHIQSLRFCPRATESEEPLSETTLNILVENLWFSLQRKAELLKNQQEALSNNTPFSVLLFGSGTDTIFHVSVFEPKTSFFSRLGRVIVTYDKGKNTWHCACTQGKRSCTHKATAKWHLFEKMPDMFKEAVISEEDVMCGTTASECQEESRSITDEAAERIIKYLINHKKIPADLPDSLVTSSRDAKALNGFPKHLIPSETECTECGQHAGLGDPQLVSSTANILTMTGVVKGISTYRKTCPNCSMVYRYQNWEDGIHNFNDHLLLSIHLCLVLRNALQTHTAVSRIIEMIEYTEGETFPNKDRILQAYLSFEGLSDHDYQYACISCGYHPAVVVMDLHKKGVFSMPVSEIPNPPQHYNGEVNARSFWEAVTMEVIIRGLYPPGCRNPFVVKPTYHNWSPWIGPQTRRSDILINTESEKVHLPDSNSDAEQILTEERLADEVLNLKLPEIRKLCSQCGIDNRGSKMDLVLRLRDKMASRVTYNKVFDKVWGASGGWAVITCPCGVIYSVKFNLRAESPRDFADLLLSWKFFPNITVYDYPRGFVSHLRNRCPEDTPFTINEGRLVDPTPENIRQATEKNLAVNLPWLKHRKEPEDKGGHPVTGSVEHYCLSDVFHQGNSKDDKDVLRRIEIVPELVGRLNSQCAEQLFAGMRKNNYFLNMLTPSTHIFLQRNILHHFNLRKNTKTKQEILKVAGPHATLVLDQNGCIMMGYEKNQQQACSLEASVVQTHQCPPADSLASLKTTEANKSTWSQQPNTTEMTLLTQVLDQTRDPGEYVACVDGQVLTRRDMFTLGLSQDINGEILNSCLKAVERMCSDKGIKVFAGNSHVVHTWFPPLSLDPALHLPPQAQDLDWVLIPVWRPGHWTLCILKPKHREIFFLDSISGTGFTDENHIKTLREVCHQMSSEPWTEFVGNDVKGLPKQGLSNNCGMFVVMYALYFVMGASFDFGENDMMTIRRWWCLSLLRNFPARSREELQKERKRKKVDERAKCETLCADDHTYAKGAEAQIEVERIPPILQMPLHVLEAILQEVILAQGDTAYLTLALTCKSFQAIVSHPVFRKKTHFAWLDGEINWGKFSKTFKAENRTPFAVVTCSSCNQQYKDCVGFTGNGRRGEYPRYYCDGIPGLCPECQH